The Campylobacter hyointestinalis subsp. hyointestinalis nucleotide sequence ACTTACTATTACGTTTGCATTTTTTAGGCTTAGTGCGTATTCCATAGCTTCATCGCCGCTTGCTTGTACGCTGGATAATATCTCTCCTTGTAGAGCTACTTTTAGCATACCTTTTGAGCTTCTTTTATATCCTCTTAAGATTATAAAAGTTTTAAAATCGTTAGAAAATTCGTTAAATATAGCTTTTACAAGCGGAGTTTTGCCAGATCCACCAAGCACTAAATTCCCGACGCTTATAACTGGCACTTTGAATTTTTCCGGTTTTGATAGTTTTGGTTTTATGTATACTATTAAAGTATAAATTAGTGTAAAAGGACTTAAAAGCATAGAGATAAGCATCTCTTTATATCTAGGTCTATAAAAATACTTATCTATCCAAAAGTCAAATGTGCTTTTAAACACGGGTCTTTGCCACTGATTTTATAGTGTCACAGATATATTTTATCTCACTCTCTTCTAGGGCTGCATATATTGGTAAAGATAAAACTTGTTGATATACTTTTAAAGCGACAGGGAAGTCATTTACTCTAAGATTGTATTTGTTTTTATAATAGCTAAGCAAGTGAAGAGGTATATAATGCAATCCGATGTTTATACCAGCGTCTCTAAGCTCTCTAGCAAATCCATCTCTATTCTTATCTATTTTGATAATATACTGCGTAAATACACTATCTCTTTTTAATATCGGAGTAGTGACGTGAGGGCAACCTTCTAACTCTTTTGTATATATAGCGGCTATCTCTTTTCTTTTTTTGATGAGCGTTTCTAGCTTCTCGAACTGCGCCATACTAAATGCAGCGCAAATAGAATTTAGATCATATTTTTGTCCTACGTCTATGACGTCATAAACATATCCTAAATTTCCGTCTTTATCAAAGCTGTCATTTACTATAGCGTGACTTCTTATAAGTTTGGCACGCTTTGCCATTTCATCGTTATTTGTAAGGATTATACCTGTTGATGCGAGTGCATTTTGAATTTGTGGATTTACTTGGAAGCAGGACATATATGATCCGTTCATAGTTCCAAGGAGTTTTGAGTTGTATGTAGCGCCCATAGCGCGACTTGCGTCGTCTATGATTTTTATATTATGTTCTTTTGCAAGAGCGTAAATAGCGTCCATATCAGCAGGCTGTCCAGCAACGTGAGTGATAAATGCGGCTTTTAGCTTCTTATGTTTTTGCTCTATTAAAACTTTTTTTAACTGTTCTGGATTGATATTGAAATCATCTTCATTTATATCTACAAATATAGGTTCAGCGTCAAAGTGGCGAATCACTTGTGCTATACTAGGAAAAGCATTTACCGAACAGATGATTTTGTCGCCACGTTTAAGATCCATAGCACAAAGCGCTAGATGATTTGCAGCAGTGCCGTTGTTTGTGGTAATAGCATGTTTTACGCCGAAATATGATTTTATTTTATTTTCTAAATTTGTAACCATATAGTTTGCATTTTTATCTATGCTTTCTTTTACTAACTCGTATTCGCGTTCGTCGGTGTATGGTCTAAAAAACGGTATTTCTTTCATATTTGATCCCTGCTACTGTATATTTGCTATCAAAGGCAAATTTAGTTTAAATTTATTTTTTTCTATTCTATCATAAACGGTATTTACTAAATTTTTATCAAAGCTTTCTTCTAGCTCTTTTTTTGTTTTACCGCGTTCAATCTCTTTTAAAATAATATCTAATTGTTCGTACGTATATCCTATCTCGTCTTCGTCTTTTTGCCCTTCCCAAAGATCGGCGCTTGGGGCTTTATCTATGATATTTTTATCTATGCCTAGGTATTTTGCAAATAAAAATAGATCGCTTTTATATATCTCTCCGATAGGATTTAACGCACAAGCTGTATCCCCGTAAATAGTACCATATCCAAGCATTCTTTCGCTTTTGTTGCTGGTACCAACTACTAGAGTTCTAAATTTTGCCGAATGATCGTATAATATACTCATCCTAACTCTTGCGGCTAGATTGCCGATCCTGAGCTTATCTGCGTCTTTGATCGCACTCAAAAAAGATTGGATAATAGGCTCGATATCTATGATTTCGTATTTTATACCCAAAGTTTTGCATAAATTTAGGGCATCGTTTATATTTACTTTGTTTGAATTTTTTGTAGGCAATAAAATGGCATAAGTAGGCGCTATTTTTGAGCATAAAGTAGCTACTATAGCAGAGTCTAATCCGCCGCTAACTCCTATAGTAAAGCCCTTTGCATACGAAGTTTCTAAGTAGTTCGTTAGAAAATTTAGAAGTTTATTTTCTAAAGATTTTAAATCTATCATTAAATTTACCTATGAAAAAAATATTATATTCAAAAAAACTACTATATTATATCTAAAAAATGATAAAATATAACTTTTAATGTAGCATTAAGGATCAAATATGCAAATACATTCAAGAGCGTTTGGCGATTTCGCTACAAATTGCTATATAGTCGAAAATAACGGCAAAGAAGTTATCATAGATCCAGGCGTTGGAGCTTATGAATACGTAGTAAAAATTTGTAAAAACCCAGTTGCGATCTTAAATACGCACTGTCATTTTGATCATATACATGATGACTTGGTATTAAAAAATAAATTCAATATCCCTATCTACGTTCCAAAAGATGACGCATTCTTGTGTAAGACAGATCCATTTGGTGTAGTAAAAGATAAATTTACTCCAGATTTCTTGGTTGATCACGATGAAACGATAAATTTAGCAGATCTAGAGTTTAAATTTCTTCATTTTCCAGGGCATACTCCTGGGTGTTCGATGATAGAAGTTGATGACGTTATGTTTAGTGGGGATTTTATATTTAAAGGGAGTATTGGAAGATGCGATTTTCCTTTTTCAAATCCCGAAGATATGAAAAAAAGTCTTATAAAAGCCCTAAAATTAAAAAATTATACGATTTATCCAGGACATGGTTTTGCTACTAGTTTAGATGAAGAGAGGCAGAATTTATCTAAATTTCTTAATCATTTTTAGACTCTCTTTTAGTGGCTTGCGTTTCAAGGGCTTGTTTTTGTAGTTTTAGGATGTGATCTTCTAAAACTACTATCTGAAAATTTCCTTCAAAGATCTTTATCTCTTTGATCTTTCCGATGACTTTTACCTCTCTCTTTTTTGATTCTTCAAAAAACGCATTTGCTTCAAGCTCTATCGTGTCTCCTATTTTTGCAGGGGCAAAAAAGCTAACTTTTGATCCTATCGTTACAAGATATGGTAAATTTACGGCGGCTTGAGCGGCGTAATCAGCAGCTAAAAATATAAAACTGCTATGAGCCAACCCGTCATCGTCATATCGCATATCTCCGCTAAGTTTTATTGATGTTTTTGCGTAGTTTTTCTTTAGATCTACGATACGACCGCAAAATGCATTGTTTATATTTTGATAAATTTTAAGTGACGCGTCAAATGGATTTGTAGCGTCAAGCATTACATTTTCATCAGGTTTGTTGTTCTCGTAAATATTTTCGTTTTCAGCCATATTTTACCTTTTAAGTTAGTCTTACATAAACTCGTTTTGGTGCTGGATAGCCTTCTATAGTGAGGCTAGGGTCGTTTGGATCTAAAAAATTATTTAAACTTTCGCCTTCTATCCACATAGTTTTTCTTTGTTCGTTTAGATCAGTATCTTTTATCGCCAAAATTTCAAAATTATTAAATTTAGCTCTCTCACACCAGTTTTGTAAAGCCTTGATACTAGGAACAAAATAGATATTTGTTATCTTAGAATACCTGTTTTTAGGGCTTAGGACAAACTCGTCGTCTCGCTCGATAAACATAGTATCTAAAAAAACTTCGCCACCCAAATTCAGACTAGTCCTTAGCTCTTTTAGCATTTTTATCGGATCGCTTCTATGATAGATCACGCCTAGGCAAAAAATAGTATCGAATTTAGTCTTATAGCTGGGCAGATCTTGCACACCTAAAAGTTCATAGTTTATATTTGATTTTACAAAATGATTTATAAAACTAAATTGTAAAAAGCAAAGCACACTAGGATCAAATCCTGTTATGCTTTTAGGATAAAAATCAAGCATTCTAAACATATAATATCCGTTATTGCAACCGACGTCGGCGACTATTTTGTCTTTTAAATTTAGATATGGTTTTAGAAGGTTGAATTTGATAAAACTCTGCCATTCGCTATCTATAAATAGATCATTTATCTGAAACGGACCTTTGCGCCACGGTTTTAGATCTAACGCTAAGTTTAGAATTTCGCTAGAGAAATCATCTAAGTTTATCTCTATTTTATCACTAAATTTTACTTGTGAATTTGTTTTTTGGAGTGCGTTTATACGAGCAAAAAGCTGTGCGTTGCGTTCATTTATCAAATTCATTTTGACCAATCTATAAGGTTTTTATCACAATCTTTATGGTAAATTCCAGCCCCGTCATAGTACTCTTTGCAGTCGTTGTAATATTTATTTGAAATTCCTCGCTCATTCACCCAAAGACAACCTTGTAACAATAAAACTAAAATAATAAAGCTAACTATTTTTTTCATAGTGTTAATCTTACCATTAAAATGCTATAATTTTTGTTAAAAAATGTAAAAGCAAAGGATATGGGATTGAAAGTCATAGAATATTTTAAGGAAATTTGTAAAATTCCTCATTGTAGCTACGAAACTGATGAGCTTAGGGTCTATCTCGCTGATTTTGCAAGTAAAAATGGCTTCAAAGTAGATATTGATAAATTTGGTAATATCCACGCCATAAAAGGTCATCCTAAGGTTTGCTTGCAAGCTCACTATGATATGGTTTGCGTCGGACTCGCTCCAAAAATAGAGCTTATAAACGAGGGTGGATTTTTGAGTGCTAAAAACTCAAGTTTGGGTAGCGATAATGGTATAGGAGTAGCTATCATTATGGATGCTATGAGCGAATTTTGCGATTTAGAAGTTTTGATCACAAATAATGAAGAAGTAGGGCTGCTTGGAGCAAACGGTTTTAGCGGTAGTCTTGTCAGCAAATTTATGCTGAATTTAGATAGCGAAGATGAAAATGGCGTCTTTATAGGATGTGCTAGTGGCGTTAGTATCTTTGCAAGTTTAAATTTAAAAAGAACGTCTTGTGAAAAAAATCTGTATGAAATAAGCGTAAGTGGACTTCCTGGTGGACATAGCGGTATAGAGATTATCAAAAATATACCAAATGCGATTAAAGTTTTAAATGAGTTTTTGTTAAAAAATGGCTGCGAATTAGTAAGCTTTGATGGAGGCGAGAGAAACAACTCGATCCCAGTCAGCGCTAGAGCTATCGTTGTGAGCGACCATGCTTTGATGAGCGATGAGATTTGCAAGGTTAAAGACCTTGGAAAACAAAAAGTTAAAGTTATGCAAAGCAGCGAAGTACTAGACTTTATAAATGCATTTTCACAAGGTATCAGAAGCTATGACGAAGAGCTAAAAATCGTAAATGAGAGCATAAATTTATCTATCATAAAAACAGGCGAAGATATTTTAGAAATAGAGTTTTTTGCTAGAGCGATGAGCGATGATGGGCTAGAGCGTATAAAATCACAAATGCAAAGCTTGGCTAATCTGGCTAAATTTAAGCTTAGATACGCCGAACAAACAAGCGCTTGGAAGCCTAAAATCACGGATTTTGCAAAAGTAGTTTTACAAAGTATGCAAAAATTTAATAAAAATGCTAAATTTGAAGCCGTCCATGCTGGACTTGAATGCGGCGTTTTGCTAAATAAAAGTGGAAATAAGATCGATGCTTGCTCTATAGGTCCAAATATATTTTCGCCTCATAGCATAAATGAAAAGTGTGAGATAAGATCAGTAAATTTAATAAGTAAAGTGGTGAGAGAGATTTTAAAATCAGTATGATCCGGGAAAATCCCGGATTTGTGTATCAATACAAGCCAAATTTGCCGTCGCTTCTTTTATATAAAACTCGCATTTTTGCATCTATATCGTTAAATACGTAAAACTGCATATCTGAGTTTTTTAGTTTTTCTATAGCTTCTTCTATCTCCATAGGCTTGTAAAGCTCAAGCTCGGTTCTTACTATCTCATCTGCGCCATCTACTATATCATCTTTTAAATTTGCTAAATTTGCTTTTTCGTCATCTTTGTTTTTGTGAGTCGTAAGTTTGTCGTGGTGACGGCGAAGTACCTTGCTAGCACGATCCACTGCTAGATCCACTGCTGCGTATAAGTCTTTATCTTTTTGTCTGATGACAATCGTGTCTTTGTGTGCTAAATTTATAGCGAAATCAACATCAAAGCCTTTTCTACCTTGTCTTTCATCGGCTGAGATTATAACCCTACCAGAAATAATGTCTAGATTATATTTTGCAAGTGTTTCAAATGCTGCATCAACGTAGTTTTTGATAGCATCTGTAAGTTCGAATTGTTTTCCTACAATACTTGTATTCATCGTATGCTCCTTTGCATTATTGTATAGTAATTATACCATAAAATCAGGGCTTTTGCGTGGTTATACGAACGTATCTGATATTTTGATCTTTTATAATATTTGGATTGCTCTCTACTATGGTTGTTAAGATTACGGCTCTGATTTTATTGTCTTGGCTTAGATCTGTAGCTTCAGAATTATATGAGCTTTTTGTTGTACCGATGTAGTTTATATTTACCGTTGCTATTAAATAAGGATTTTGCTCATTTGGATAGGACATAGTTATTTCTCTTAAAAAATTTTGAGAAAAATCATGTTTTTGAATAGCTAAAATAGCATACTCAGAAGCACTCATAGCTAAAGCTTCTGCTTGTTCGCTTAGATACTGCTCTGTTGTCTGTTTTACGCTTGTGTTTGAAAGTGTAAAAGATAGCATACCTATAGTTATGATGACTACTATAAAAACTATCGCCATTATAAGACTAAAGCCGCGTTTCATATTATAGCCTTTACTTTGCATACTTCAAGATGTTGGTCATTTTCTTTTTTACCGACTTTTAAATTTGGATCTTTTATGCAAATTTTAAGTATAAGTCCATTGCTACCCACAAAGTTGTTTTCGCTGGCAAAATTCGTAAATCTTAGCGTAGTGACGTTTTTTGCTATGATATAACTATTATTTTTATTTGCTTTAGTAGATGGCGATGCGGCTGGTATCACGTCTAGTTTTAGGTTTTTATCGCTATCAATATAAATTCTATTTATCGTGTGTGAGAGATAGTATAGGTCTTCTAACTTATCTCCTTTATTTTTATTTTTTTTATCTATATCTATTATTATATTGTTGCCACTAAAATAAGCTTTATATACTTTATTTGTATTACCATTGTAGTAATTTTCGGACGCTTTATCTTCGCTTTGTTTAAATATCAGTGCTATAGGGTTTTCTTTTGATACTTCGTTTGATGTTATATTTTTTATGATGTCTTTTACTTTTTCTAAATTTTGTACATTGTCATCATCATCATATCCTAGGCTTAAATTTATTTCATTTCCTACTATCGTTGCTTTGTTTATTACGCCACTCCAGCCGATTTTATTTACTTCGCCAAGGCGTCTAGATTCGTAGCTTTGCATATACCACGCTATGCCACAATCTTCTTTGCAATCAGTTATGTCTTTATACTCATTTTTATTTTTTTCATAGCCGACTAAAGTCTGTTTTATGCGGTATTGTAGTCTTTTTGAAATTTGGGTTATGGCTAGTTCGGTTTGAGCTTCTAGTTTTGTTATGCTTCTAGTTTGTATATAGTTTTGATATACGGTGCTGATTATTTCAGTACCTATAGAAGCAAGTATAGCTGTGATAGTTATGGCTATGACTAGTTCTATTAACGTAAATGCTTTTTTCATGGATTACTCGATTGTTATTTGTCCGGCTTTTGGTTCGCCTATATTAAAACTGTAGCCAGTTAAAACTATTTTTTGATCTTCGCCTTTTATATCTTTATAAGTCGTTTCTACTTTAATCATTTTTGTATCACTTGATGTTTTGTAGTTATTTTTAAAAGGATAACAATTGCATTTTCTATCAAATTCTGGATCTTCTACGTAATTTTTTGTTATTGTATATTCTAAATTTAATATATTTTTATCGGTTGATGCACCTTTTTCTATTTTGATTTCACCTTGTGATTTTTTGTCTTCATCAGACATAGTTTTTGTGTTATAAATTTTTCGTTTGTTCTCTATTTTATCTAAGCCGATTCTGGTTATCTCTTCTGTATCGGTTTGGAATTCTTTTGACATTTCATTTGTTAAAATAGTTTTTGTCGCCAAAACAGCTTCTTGTAAAAGTGCTTGAGAGTTGCTTTGAGATGTTGATAAAACGATGGAGGGCACGACAGAAACCGCGATAGCTATGATGACTATCGCGAGTATAAGTTCTAATATGGAAAAGGCTTTTTTCATAATGAAAAATGGCTGAAAACCACTATTAATCTTTTTTGATAAAGCTGCTTATTTTTTCAGCTTGGCTGTATTTTGGATAATTAACAGGGTCTAAAATGACTTGAGAAAGAGTCATATTTGTCATATTACAAACTATAGGCGCTATAAAATTTACGCTAGATTCTTCTATAGGACTGCTGATGACTAGCATATTATAAACTTTAAGTTCGCTTTTATCGTTTATTTGCATTAATTCTTGGTAGTATGTCGGGATTTCAAATTCATACTCTCTTAATGCGTAAGGGTTTATCATCGTAAATGAAGTGTCGCTATCTAGGCTTTGCATTTTAACGAAAAAATCATCTATCTGAGTTATCTCCACGCTTTTTATATCCTCAAATCCAAGTATCGGACTTTTGATTGTAAATTTCATAACATACTCCTTTTTGATTTAAAGTTTGTGTATTTTACCATTTTTTAATGTAAATTCAAATATTTTCGGCAAAATTATTAATTAAATTCATTATAAATGGGTGTATTTATGATAAATTTATAATTTTAACGTGCATATATGGCTCATTTAACATTATATTCACAAAAAATTTGTAAAATCACGACATAAAAAATACAATAAAATACAATAAATTTAAGAGAGTTTCAATGAAAAAATGGGCAATTTTAGCAGTTATTTTAGTGGTCGTAGGAGCAATATTTTATTATAATAACTCTAACAAACCACAAGACGAATACCTAACTACTAAAGTTAGAAAAGGCGATTTGGTTCAAAGTATAGAGGCCGTTGGAGAAGTATTTGCTTCAAATTTAGTTGATGTCGGTGCTCAAGTTGGTGGTCAGATCAAGCAATTGTATGTAAAAGTAGGTGATAGGGTAAAAGTAGGCGATAGGATCGCTCAAATCGACTCGGTTCGCCAAAAAAATAGTTTAGATCAGCAGTTGGCTGCCCTTGAGATACTAAAAGCAAAACTGAACTCAGCCAAGATCTCTTCAGACGTCGCTAAAGTCCAATACAACAGAGAGTTAAAGCTTTTTGAAGCAAATGCGACTTCTAGTGAGAGTTTGGAAAACTCCAGAAGCGATCTGAGCTTGAAAAATGCAAATTTAAAAGAATTAGAAGCTCAGATAAAACAGACTCAGATAGAAATAGATACTGCTAAGACGAATTTAAATTATACCGACATCAGATCTCCTCTTGATGGCGTCGTAGTTTCCGTGCCAGTAGAAGTTGGTCAAACCATAAATGTAAATCAAACTACGCCGACTATCGTAAATATCGCAGATCTATCTAAAATGGAGATTAAAATGCAGATCAGCGAAGGCGACGTAACGAAAATAAAAGTCGGAGATAGAGTCGAATACTCAATACTTTCTGATATAAATACGAAATATAATGGAATTTTAAGTTCTATAGATCCGGGACTTACTACGCTAAGTGATGGCAAATACAATACTACTAGTAGTTCAAGCAGTAGCTCTACTAGCAGCAGTTCAGCAGTGTATTATTACGCTAAACTTCAAGTAGATAATAACGAAGAGATCTTACGTATCGGAATGACTACGCAAAGCACTATCATCGTAAAAGAGATAAAAGACACGCTTTTGCTTCCTACATTTGCTATAAAAAGCGATAAAGAAGGGAACTACGTTATAGTAAAAGATGGTGAAAATATCAGAAAAGCAAGAGTTAAAACTGGTATAAGCAGTAGTATAGATATACAAATTTTAAGCGGTGTAAATGAGGGCGATGAGGTTATCACTTCTCAAATAAGCCAAAACGATCTAAAAGATCGTATAAATTCGTCTAGAGCAAAGATGAGAATATGATAAAACTCCAAAACATAAAAAAGAAATTTATCACCGGTGGCGTAGAAACTGAGGTTTTAAAAGGGATAAATTTGTCTATTAATAGGGGTGAGTTCGTAGCTATCATAGGTCAATCAGGTAGCGGAAAATCCACTCTTATGAATATACTTGGGTGCCTTGATACTCCAAGTAGTGGAAAATATCTGCTTGAGGATCAAGATATAAGTAAATTTGATAGGGACGCGCTATCAAATTTAAGGCTAAAGACGTTTGGTTTTATATTTCAGCGTTATAATCTTCTAAACTCAAACGATGTAAAAAACAATGTCGCGCTTCCTGGTGTTTATGCTGGTGTGGGTAAAAAAGATAGGTTAAATTTTGCAAAAGAGCTTCTTTCAAAACTTGGCTTAGAGAGTAAATTTGATACATACCCAAATCAGCTAAGCGGTGGGCAGCAACAAAGAGTCAGTATAGCAAGAGCTCTTATGAATGGCGGAGATATCTTGCTTTGTGATGAGCCAACTGGAGCTCTTGATAGCACAAGTGGCGTAATGGTTATGGAGATCTTAAAGGATCTGCATAAGAGCGGACATACTATCATAGTAGTAACTCACGATAAAGATATAGCGTCTTGGGCTGATAGGATCATAGAGATAAAAGACGGCAATATTTTGAGCGACAACAAAAAGCAAAATAATATATATGAATTTAAAAAAGTTTCAGAAGGTATAAAAAAAGGGTTTAAAGCTTCGTTAGATAGGTTTTTAGAGAGTTTTAGTATGTCTGTTGGTGCTATAAAAGCACATAAACTTAGATCTTTTCTTACTATGCTTGGTATCATTATCGGTATAGCTTCTGTTGTTTGCGTGGTTGCTTTAGCAAAAGGATCTCAAGAAAAGATTCTAAACGAGATAAATAAAGTCGGCACTAGTACTATTATGCTAAATCCTGGAAAAGCACCAGGCGATCCAAATAGAAATAAAATAAAAAAATTTACGCTTGATGATGCGGAGTTACTTTCCAAACTTGAGTTTGTGGATTACGCTACTCCTACTGTTTCACAATCAGGCTTACTTGTGTATGCAAATCAAAATGCAAACGCAAATTTAAGAGCTGGAAGTGAAAATTATCTAAAGATCACCGGTGTAAAGGTCGTTTTGGGTAGAGATTTTAGTAGTGATGATATAAAAAACTCAGAGTCGGTGATCATCATAGATACCGATGTAAAGTCTTCGTTTTTTGGTCAAAATGATCCCATAGGTAAAACTATACTTTTTAATAAAAAACCTTTTAAAATCATCGGTGTAGCAAAAAAAGACGAAGGGGCTTTTGGTAGTGAGAATTTGACAGTTTATATGCCTTATAGCACGGCGGTCAATAAAATAACAGGCGATAGAAACCTAAGATCCATAACGGTTAAACTCAAAAGCAATGTAAATGCTCAGCTTGCCGAAAGCACCATAAAAGAAGTGATGAGCGTAAAACGCGGAGATAGCGATTTTTACACAAGGAATTCAGATACAATAATGCAAACCATAAAAAGCACTACAGATGCGATGAGCTTGCTGATATCTGGTATAGCTCTCATCTCGCTTATGGTCGGCGGAATAGGCGTTATGAATATCATGCTAGTTAGTGTTTTTGAGAGAACCAAAGAGATAGGCATCAGAATGGCCATAGGTGCAAAAAGTAAAGATATAATGATACAATTTCTTATAGAAGCTATACTTCTTTGTGCTATAGGCGGTGCTATAGGCGTGGGACTTGCCTATCTTATAGGATATCTTTTCAATATGTTCGGTGCTAGTTTCAAGATGATATTTAGCACAACTTCAATATTTATAGCTTTGGGGGTTTCTAGCCTTATTGGTATAATATTTGGCTATATGCCAGCACGTAATGCAGCTAAGCTCAATCCAATAGATGCATTATCAAGGGAGTAAATTTGAAAAATATAATATACATTTTTATAGGACTTTTGTTTGTCGGTTGTGCTTCAAAAAACATAGATTATAAAGTCAAAGAAGTGAGTTTTTATACTCCGACTTGGTATCTGGATTTTAATCAAACAGTGCTAAATAGACTGATAGATACTGCTTTAAAAAATAATGAAGATATAAATATCGCAGTTCTTAGTTTAAGACAAGCTATGCTAAAAGCAGGTGTTGCTAAAGCTGATTTTTTTCCAACTCCTAGCGCAAATGCAAAAGCAAGCACGTCAAGAGATATAAGCAAAGATAACGACTGGAAAAATGGTTTTTCGAGCGATTTTTCGCTTAGTTATGAGCTAGATATCTACGGCAAGATCTTTGACAATTTTGAGAGTTTAAGCTGGGATGCGGCTAGTAGTAATCTAAATTTAGCAAATTTAAAGCTGACTATCATAAATTCTATCACCGATACGTATTTTAATATACTTTACATAAACGACGCTATAAGAAATCTTAAGCAAAATTTGGTAAATTTAAATGAGCTAGATAGACTTGTCATCACGAAATACGAACTCGGTAAAGAGGAAATTTTGAGCGTTAGGCAGAGTAAACAAAATCTTTTAGATCTACAAAATAGCCTTCTAACTCAGCAAAAGAATTTGCAAACAAGCTATGAAGTCCTAAAGAATTTAACTAGAAGCGATATAAGCTTAGATGATCTTAGTTTAAGTGGTGTAGAGTTAAGAGATATAAGTCTTGATATCAAATTTGACACTTTGAAAAATCGTCCAGATATAAATGAAGCGATATCGTCTTTAAACGCCGGTTTTTACTCATACAAAGTTGCTCAAAAAGATCTATATCCTAGTATAAATATAGGAGCTAGCTTAAGCGATAGCGATGATAAATTTAGCGATAGTTTTGGATTTAATATAATAGGTGGAAATTTAAGTATAAAGCTACCATTTTTAGACTATGCAAGACTTAGTAAGCAAGTAAAAATCTCTGAAGCCGAGTTTGAAAAGCGAGTTTTGACTTATGAAAAAACGTTATCAAATGCGACAAATGAAGTCATAAAATACAAACTATACTATGATATCGACAAACAAAGCTATGAGAATTTGCTTTCTATAGTAGAGCAAAGAGTGATGATAGTAGGTATCTATGAGTCAAAATACGCGCTTGGAAAAGCTCAGTTAAAAGATCTTTTAGAAGCTAAAAATTTACTTATAAGTGCACAAAAATCACTGTTAAATCAAAAATATAGATTATTAAACGACGAGATAGGTTACTACAAAGCCATAGCGTGGTGATAAATGAAAGCAAAAACACAAATTCTAGCATTTGTTATGTTTTGTGTTTTTGCTTTTTTATGTAATGTCTGTTATGAATTTTTTAAATTCAGACAATTTACGCAAAAATCACATCAATTTTTAAACGTTAAAGTAGAGCAAAGCTATACAAAAGAGGGTAAAAATGCTAAGACGTATAATGTTTTAAGATTAAACGCTGGAGAGTTTAGCTTTTACACTACTTTAAAAGGTAGTCAGATAGATATCGCAGATAAAAAGTATCTAAAAGTCGGCGTTCTAACTAAGAATTTGGATTTTGTAAATTACATAAAGCATACGTTTTATCTTCCAAATTTCAAAATCGCGCCTATAGATAAAGAGCCGAATTTAAAAGATAAATTAGTAGATTTTATAGCGTATCAGCACGAAATTCCAAAGCTAAAAGAGCTTTATTCTGCTCTATTTTTTGCAACTGCTATAAGTAAAGAGCTTAGGACAAATGTCACTAACTGGGGTGTGGCTCATATCATCTCTATTAGTGGATTTCATTTGGGATTACTTT carries:
- a CDS encoding prepilin-type N-terminal cleavage/methylation domain-containing protein, which encodes MKKAFSILELILAIVIIAIAVSVVPSIVLSTSQSNSQALLQEAVLATKTILTNEMSKEFQTDTEEITRIGLDKIENKRKIYNTKTMSDEDKKSQGEIKIEKGASTDKNILNLEYTITKNYVEDPEFDRKCNCYPFKNNYKTSSDTKMIKVETTYKDIKGEDQKIVLTGYSFNIGEPKAGQITIE
- the fliW gene encoding flagellar assembly protein FliW produces the protein MKFTIKSPILGFEDIKSVEITQIDDFFVKMQSLDSDTSFTMINPYALREYEFEIPTYYQELMQINDKSELKVYNMLVISSPIEESSVNFIAPIVCNMTNMTLSQVILDPVNYPKYSQAEKISSFIKKD
- a CDS encoding efflux RND transporter periplasmic adaptor subunit, with the protein product MKKWAILAVILVVVGAIFYYNNSNKPQDEYLTTKVRKGDLVQSIEAVGEVFASNLVDVGAQVGGQIKQLYVKVGDRVKVGDRIAQIDSVRQKNSLDQQLAALEILKAKLNSAKISSDVAKVQYNRELKLFEANATSSESLENSRSDLSLKNANLKELEAQIKQTQIEIDTAKTNLNYTDIRSPLDGVVVSVPVEVGQTINVNQTTPTIVNIADLSKMEIKMQISEGDVTKIKVGDRVEYSILSDINTKYNGILSSIDPGLTTLSDGKYNTTSSSSSSSTSSSSAVYYYAKLQVDNNEEILRIGMTTQSTIIVKEIKDTLLLPTFAIKSDKEGNYVIVKDGENIRKARVKTGISSSIDIQILSGVNEGDEVITSQISQNDLKDRINSSRAKMRI
- the hpf gene encoding ribosome hibernation-promoting factor, HPF/YfiA family; the encoded protein is MNTSIVGKQFELTDAIKNYVDAAFETLAKYNLDIISGRVIISADERQGRKGFDVDFAINLAHKDTIVIRQKDKDLYAAVDLAVDRASKVLRRHHDKLTTHKNKDDEKANLANLKDDIVDGADEIVRTELELYKPMEIEEAIEKLKNSDMQFYVFNDIDAKMRVLYKRSDGKFGLY
- a CDS encoding PulJ/GspJ family protein, which codes for MKKAFTLIELVIAITITAILASIGTEIISTVYQNYIQTRSITKLEAQTELAITQISKRLQYRIKQTLVGYEKNKNEYKDITDCKEDCGIAWYMQSYESRRLGEVNKIGWSGVINKATIVGNEINLSLGYDDDDNVQNLEKVKDIIKNITSNEVSKENPIALIFKQSEDKASENYYNGNTNKVYKAYFSGNNIIIDIDKKNKNKGDKLEDLYYLSHTINRIYIDSDKNLKLDVIPAASPSTKANKNNSYIIAKNVTTLRFTNFASENNFVGSNGLILKICIKDPNLKVGKKENDQHLEVCKVKAII